A window of Moritella sp. Urea-trap-13 contains these coding sequences:
- the fbp gene encoding class 1 fructose-bisphosphatase — protein MSIHKTLGEFIVENQSDFPHAKGELTALLSSIKLAAKIVNREINKAGLVDITGASGIENIQGEEQQKLDMYANEVFKNALMARGEVCGIASEEEDHYVFFDNQNSRNANYVVLMDPLDGSSNIDVNVSVGTIFSIYRRISPVGGPVSMDDFLQVGRKQVAAGYVVYGSSTMLVFTTGNGVHGFTYDPSIGVFCLSHEALSFPKSGKIYSINEGNYSKFPMGVKKYIKYCQEEDDTTNRPYTSRYIGSLVSDFHRNLLKGGIYIYPQTAQAPTGKLRLLYECNPMAFLAEQAGALATDGYTPILDLKPKELHQRVPFFTGSVDMMDTAHQFMAEYKDK, from the coding sequence ATGTCTATACATAAAACACTTGGTGAGTTCATCGTTGAGAATCAATCTGATTTTCCTCATGCAAAAGGTGAATTAACAGCATTATTAAGTTCAATCAAACTTGCGGCTAAAATTGTAAACCGCGAAATCAATAAAGCTGGTTTAGTTGATATAACGGGTGCAAGTGGCATTGAAAACATCCAAGGCGAAGAACAGCAAAAACTCGATATGTATGCAAACGAAGTATTTAAAAATGCTTTAATGGCACGTGGCGAAGTTTGTGGTATTGCTTCTGAAGAAGAAGATCATTATGTATTTTTCGACAATCAAAACAGCCGTAATGCTAACTATGTAGTATTAATGGATCCCCTAGACGGCTCATCAAACATCGATGTTAACGTTTCTGTTGGTACAATTTTCTCTATCTACCGTCGTATATCACCAGTTGGCGGTCCAGTATCAATGGATGACTTCTTACAAGTTGGCCGTAAACAAGTAGCTGCAGGTTATGTGGTATATGGTTCATCAACCATGCTGGTATTTACAACCGGTAATGGCGTTCATGGTTTCACTTACGATCCATCTATTGGCGTATTCTGCTTGTCACATGAAGCATTGTCCTTCCCTAAATCTGGTAAAATCTATTCGATCAATGAAGGTAACTACAGCAAATTCCCAATGGGCGTGAAAAAATACATTAAGTATTGCCAAGAAGAAGATGACACTACGAACCGTCCTTATACATCTCGTTACATCGGTTCTTTAGTTTCTGACTTCCATCGTAACCTGCTTAAAGGCGGCATCTACATTTACCCACAAACGGCACAAGCACCAACGGGTAAACTACGCTTATTATACGAGTGCAACCCAATGGCTTTCCTTGCTGAACAAGCCGGTGCATTAGCGACAGATGGTTACACACCAATCTTAGATCTAAAACCAAAAGAATTACATCAACGTGTACCTTTCTTCACTGGTTCTGTAGACATGATGGATACCGCACATCAGTTTATGGCCGAGTATAAAGATAAATAG
- a CDS encoding outer membrane protein transport protein, with amino-acid sequence MSKFQKTTLATALLLVTAQSSAAGFQVSEHSASGLGRAFAGEAAVADNASVLARNPAAMSLFKQAEFTIVGSYVAPDVNIEGVKDGSPYHGNNPSRLDADDIVHSAFVPATYFIQPINDKFAVGLGLFSTYGVATEFEKDYAAGTGAGTTDLMTFNINPSISFKATEQLSLGLGLNATYGTATVDRYLGDVSVGGGNPDDSYFAMEGDTWGFGWNAGVLFEFNEANRIGLAYRSQVDMDFEGTFTGATSNNAPVDAGLDLPLPATAEFSGYHALTEKFAVTYSVLWTQWSKFEELKAVQSSDEKALFIKDETFDDNIRYSVGAEYTIDQIVLRAGFAYDESAGETTLSIPESDRFWYTAGATYNVNPALSLDFGVAYIYSTEVDFTESAGPLTYDFKSSGDAIIASAQANYRF; translated from the coding sequence ATGTCTAAATTTCAAAAAACAACGCTTGCTACAGCCCTACTGCTGGTAACTGCGCAATCTTCCGCTGCTGGTTTCCAAGTAAGCGAACATTCAGCATCTGGTCTTGGACGAGCTTTTGCTGGTGAAGCAGCCGTTGCCGATAACGCTTCTGTTCTTGCACGTAACCCTGCTGCAATGTCACTATTTAAACAAGCTGAGTTCACTATTGTCGGTTCTTATGTAGCACCAGATGTAAATATTGAGGGTGTCAAAGATGGTTCGCCTTACCATGGTAACAATCCAAGTCGTTTAGATGCTGATGATATCGTACATAGCGCTTTTGTGCCTGCTACGTACTTCATCCAACCAATCAATGATAAATTTGCAGTTGGTCTTGGTTTATTTTCGACTTACGGTGTAGCGACAGAGTTTGAAAAAGACTACGCAGCAGGTACGGGCGCTGGTACAACAGACTTAATGACGTTTAACATTAACCCAAGCATCTCATTTAAAGCGACTGAGCAACTAAGCTTAGGCCTCGGTTTAAATGCAACATACGGCACAGCAACAGTAGATCGTTATTTAGGTGACGTATCTGTAGGTGGTGGTAACCCTGATGATTCATACTTTGCAATGGAAGGTGATACTTGGGGCTTCGGCTGGAACGCTGGTGTGTTATTTGAATTCAATGAAGCAAACCGTATTGGCCTAGCGTATCGTTCTCAAGTCGATATGGACTTTGAAGGTACATTTACAGGTGCTACAAGTAATAATGCACCTGTAGATGCAGGTCTTGACCTACCATTACCAGCAACAGCCGAATTTTCTGGCTATCATGCATTAACAGAAAAATTTGCAGTTACATACAGCGTACTTTGGACACAGTGGAGTAAATTCGAAGAGTTGAAAGCAGTACAATCTAGTGATGAAAAAGCGTTGTTCATAAAAGATGAAACCTTTGATGATAATATCCGTTACTCAGTTGGTGCAGAATACACCATAGATCAAATCGTATTACGTGCTGGTTTCGCTTATGATGAATCAGCAGGTGAAACAACGCTGAGCATCCCTGAATCTGACCGTTTCTGGTACACAGCTGGTGCGACTTACAACGTAAATCCAGCTCTAAGCCTTGATTTTGGTGTGGCTTATATCTACTCAACGGAAGTTGATTTTACTGAATCTGCGGGTCCATTAACTTACGACTTTAAATCTTCTGGTGATGCAATTATTGCTTCGGCACAAGCCAACTACCGTTTCTAA
- a CDS encoding VWA domain-containing protein, which produces MTDFMLLRPLWLLALLPLIALAWYFRKNDQAKGWHAVLSPEIAKFLLAQHQPATKSNNLFIPLVCIWVLTTIALSGPSFSYTERPVASISQAKVMVLDMSLSMRATDLKPNRLAQLRFKSTDILNAIKEGEIGLVAYAGDAFVISPLTTDTSTLLNLLPNLSPEIMPVKGSKPEAGIRQAIELLTNAGYQQGQILLVTDGINAVQADSINALLADTDYSLSILGLGTTQGAPIKLIDGQLLKNNQGTIVVPQLDARLLKETAQTNSGKVQVITHGSQPLNDLFNHSLLFKNNQKTELTTEQRNDDGIWLLPLIALLAAFSFRKQLFFSFFLVFLLQPEPSYATDTSIWKNSNENGAILYQDKQYQQSADTFSDPNWQASALYKAGEYQQAIDLWADDNSSNALYNQGNALMQLGNIDDATKAYEQALKLDPENNDAKGNLEIAKQMKKQQDSQSQQDSQSQQDSQSQQDSQSQQDSQSQQDSQSQQDSQSQQDSQSQQDSQNQQDSQNQQDSQNQQDSQNQQDSQNQQDSQNQQDSQNQQDSQDQQDSQNQQDSQNQQDSQSQQDDQDKTGLAGQQDESNENVEEASSQGLSAAQQTPLEKEQQQRLQKWLRNIPDDPSLLLRNKMYIESQQRNAESNQQNSSEQIW; this is translated from the coding sequence ATGACTGATTTTATGTTATTACGTCCATTGTGGCTGTTGGCGTTATTGCCACTCATTGCCCTTGCTTGGTATTTCCGCAAAAACGATCAAGCGAAAGGCTGGCATGCAGTGCTGTCGCCTGAGATAGCTAAATTTTTATTGGCTCAGCATCAACCAGCAACAAAATCTAATAATTTATTTATACCGCTAGTCTGCATTTGGGTACTGACCACAATCGCATTATCAGGCCCGAGCTTTAGCTATACCGAACGCCCTGTTGCCAGTATCTCGCAAGCTAAAGTCATGGTATTAGACATGTCGCTATCTATGCGCGCAACCGATCTAAAACCCAATCGTTTGGCACAATTACGTTTTAAAAGCACCGATATTCTTAATGCCATTAAAGAAGGTGAAATAGGCTTAGTCGCCTATGCCGGTGATGCCTTTGTTATCTCGCCATTAACAACAGATACCAGCACCCTACTGAATTTGTTGCCAAATTTGTCACCAGAAATTATGCCGGTGAAAGGCTCTAAGCCAGAAGCAGGTATCCGTCAGGCAATCGAATTGTTAACCAACGCAGGTTATCAGCAAGGCCAAATATTACTGGTGACTGATGGTATAAATGCAGTTCAGGCTGATAGCATCAACGCGTTATTGGCAGATACAGACTACAGCTTATCGATTCTTGGCTTAGGCACAACGCAAGGCGCGCCGATTAAACTTATTGATGGCCAATTGCTTAAAAACAATCAAGGTACTATTGTCGTGCCGCAACTTGACGCCCGTCTATTAAAAGAAACTGCACAAACAAATTCAGGAAAAGTACAAGTGATCACCCACGGTAGCCAGCCACTCAATGATTTGTTTAATCATTCGCTCCTTTTTAAGAATAATCAGAAGACGGAACTCACCACAGAGCAACGTAATGATGATGGAATTTGGTTACTGCCTTTGATCGCGTTATTAGCGGCATTTAGTTTTCGTAAACAGCTATTTTTCAGTTTCTTCCTGGTATTTTTGCTACAACCAGAACCAAGCTATGCGACGGACACGTCGATATGGAAAAACAGTAACGAAAATGGCGCAATACTGTATCAAGATAAACAGTACCAACAATCTGCAGACACTTTCTCGGATCCAAACTGGCAAGCTAGCGCCTTGTATAAGGCTGGAGAATATCAGCAAGCTATCGATCTGTGGGCGGATGATAACAGCAGTAACGCTTTATATAATCAAGGTAACGCCTTAATGCAACTGGGTAATATTGATGACGCCACCAAAGCTTATGAGCAAGCGTTAAAATTAGATCCTGAAAATAACGATGCCAAAGGTAATCTTGAAATCGCCAAGCAAATGAAAAAGCAGCAAGACAGTCAGAGCCAGCAAGACAGTCAGAGCCAGCAAGACAGTCAGAGCCAGCAAGACAGTCAGAGCCAGCAAGACAGTCAGAGCCAGCAAGACAGTCAGAGCCAGCAAGATAGTCAGAGCCAGCAAGATAGTCAGAGCCAGCAAGACAGTCAGAACCAGCAAGACAGTCAGAACCAGCAAGACAGTCAGAACCAGCAAGACAGTCAGAACCAGCAAGACAGTCAGAACCAGCAAGACAGTCAGAACCAGCAAGACAGTCAGAACCAACAAGACAGTCAGGACCAGCAAGACAGTCAGAACCAGCAAGACAGTCAGAACCAGCAAGACAGTCAGAGCCAGCAAGATGATCAAGATAAAACGGGTTTAGCAGGTCAACAAGATGAAAGTAATGAAAATGTAGAGGAGGCTAGCAGCCAGGGGTTATCAGCAGCACAACAAACGCCATTAGAAAAAGAGCAGCAACAACGCTTACAAAAATGGCTGCGGAATATCCCTGATGATCCATCGTTATTATTAAGAAACAAAATGTATATAGAAAGTCAGCAACGTAACGCTGAATCAAATCAGCAAAACAGTTCGGAGCAAATATGGTAA
- a CDS encoding OmpP1/FadL family transporter, with protein sequence MRKSCSRDSPIVYLSALLCLITYYSPLTYAASYQSSTTSAIELGNAGAGGAADTTNLANIAVNPAITAAFKYPSIAIAAIFVKSEKDINGEYYSNGASEALDNTSIGDNYVVPSAYFAFPLNKKWSFGFATFSNYNVRNNYDSGYPAGIVTGQRSLFTYEINPNVAVKLTDKLYLGIGVSAIHGNYKLATNYGAQNPANPSQIYQDFHGSGLGFRYDIGVLYKINKRHQFGLSYRSAADIETEGDFTTLANNNDLVFQDTTTLSMAVPSETTLSGVHQLDPRLAIQYSLAWYGWENLDSISVAHPDCPANAGFNLPQGQCLTESVNAEDSWKFAFAVSYKLNDVILLRGGASTEKSTESATFSIPFDQKTNFSVGLTYFASRSLSFDMGLTYARYETTRIKDTIGLDDFDVSTKGNSTMLGLQLNYQLID encoded by the coding sequence ATGAGAAAAAGTTGTAGCCGTGATTCGCCTATCGTCTATCTAAGTGCTCTTCTGTGTCTCATAACTTATTACAGCCCTTTAACTTACGCAGCAAGCTATCAATCTTCAACAACCTCAGCTATCGAACTTGGCAATGCAGGTGCAGGCGGCGCGGCTGATACCACTAACCTCGCCAATATCGCCGTCAACCCTGCGATCACTGCTGCATTTAAATACCCGAGTATCGCGATTGCGGCTATTTTTGTTAAATCTGAGAAAGACATTAATGGTGAGTATTATTCAAATGGCGCGTCAGAAGCATTAGATAACACCAGTATTGGTGATAACTACGTTGTACCATCGGCCTATTTCGCCTTTCCGCTCAATAAAAAGTGGTCATTTGGCTTTGCTACTTTTTCAAATTATAACGTACGTAATAACTATGATAGTGGATACCCTGCCGGTATAGTCACCGGGCAACGTTCTTTGTTCACTTATGAAATAAATCCAAATGTCGCAGTCAAATTGACAGACAAACTTTACCTCGGCATTGGCGTTAGTGCTATCCATGGTAATTATAAACTTGCGACTAATTATGGCGCACAAAATCCAGCTAACCCAAGTCAAATATATCAAGACTTTCATGGTTCTGGGCTCGGATTTAGATATGATATTGGTGTGTTATATAAAATAAATAAACGCCATCAATTCGGTTTATCTTACCGCTCAGCAGCGGACATTGAAACTGAAGGCGATTTCACCACCCTAGCAAATAATAATGACCTCGTATTTCAAGATACCACCACACTTTCAATGGCAGTGCCAAGTGAAACAACCCTATCGGGTGTCCACCAACTTGACCCTAGATTAGCAATACAATATTCACTCGCTTGGTATGGCTGGGAAAATCTAGATTCCATTTCAGTCGCACATCCCGACTGCCCTGCTAACGCTGGATTTAACTTACCGCAAGGACAATGTTTAACTGAATCAGTAAATGCGGAAGATAGTTGGAAATTTGCGTTTGCGGTCAGTTATAAACTAAACGATGTCATCTTGCTACGTGGTGGTGCTTCAACAGAAAAATCCACCGAAAGCGCGACCTTCTCGATACCCTTTGATCAAAAAACCAACTTCAGTGTTGGATTAACCTATTTTGCGAGTCGGTCATTAAGTTTTGATATGGGCCTTACTTATGCGAGATACGAAACTACCAGAATTAAAGATACTATTGGTCTTGATGACTTCGATGTAAGTACTAAAGGCAATAGCACCATGCTTGGACTACAGCTAAATTATCAATTGATTGATTAA
- a CDS encoding BatD family protein, producing MVKAIQTHRRDSKFSLMASMLVIASLLFTFSFQANAALKMIASVNKNPIVQGNSFILEIRANESISASDWDNSALLANFVVGRTSTSSQTSYINGKKSHITTFTTVLMARTVGHYTIPAFSINNATTKPINISVISSSTANERGLNNRNIELKVNVADKAVYVGQQFIYTTTLYIAQNTEMQAGNITEPEVADGTVKQIGKDENSSEIINGRRFQTITRQFAITINTAGVSAITPSRFEGQVSTAKRGYRSGPATPVIIQADTLNLNIQAQPNTYKGEWLVSDFVQLDEELQPLQDTYQQGEPITRTITLTAANVNKSALPDLAITWPKKVKIYPDKPQLTSFAQQGNYFAQQVLSFAIIPNQVGELTLPEISVPWFNSKSQKQEWATLPAKTVTIVANENSAAIINNSNSIDAQASSVTNSDKLNIQAPAATESPIWRWLTFIFAGLWLLTCVTWFMLRKGRQQTVKPQVADTAKLDNVWPQLKSALKNNDAQQSSQLLHAWCKQQWPEIKNPRLASLPMSQECQQACQDLLSFNYAKTTASSNWNGQELLAQLTKLRSSKQAITKSQQSGIKTQLNP from the coding sequence ATGGTAAAGGCAATACAAACACATCGCCGTGATTCTAAATTCTCACTCATGGCGAGCATGCTCGTTATTGCAAGCTTGCTATTTACGTTTAGCTTTCAGGCTAATGCGGCATTAAAAATGATTGCATCTGTTAATAAGAATCCGATCGTGCAAGGCAATAGTTTCATTCTTGAGATCCGTGCGAATGAAAGTATCAGTGCCAGTGATTGGGATAATTCAGCACTGCTGGCAAATTTTGTCGTAGGTAGAACATCGACAAGCAGCCAAACCTCTTATATCAATGGCAAGAAATCTCATATAACAACGTTCACTACGGTATTAATGGCTCGCACTGTTGGTCATTATACCATTCCTGCATTTAGCATTAATAACGCGACAACAAAACCAATTAACATCAGCGTTATTTCATCATCAACAGCGAATGAACGTGGCCTTAATAATCGTAATATAGAATTGAAGGTCAATGTAGCCGATAAGGCCGTCTATGTAGGGCAGCAGTTTATTTACACCACCACTTTATACATCGCCCAGAATACCGAGATGCAAGCCGGTAACATCACCGAGCCAGAAGTTGCTGATGGTACAGTGAAACAAATAGGCAAAGATGAAAATAGCAGTGAAATAATTAACGGCCGACGTTTTCAAACCATCACGCGTCAGTTTGCTATCACGATCAATACCGCTGGCGTTAGTGCGATCACACCTAGTCGCTTTGAAGGTCAGGTAAGCACCGCTAAGCGTGGCTATCGTTCTGGACCAGCAACGCCAGTCATTATCCAAGCAGACACCTTAAATTTAAATATACAGGCACAACCCAATACGTATAAAGGCGAATGGTTAGTCAGCGATTTTGTACAGCTAGACGAAGAACTGCAGCCATTGCAAGACACTTATCAACAAGGTGAGCCTATCACTCGTACCATTACATTAACCGCTGCGAACGTAAATAAATCAGCCCTTCCCGATTTAGCAATCACCTGGCCTAAAAAAGTCAAGATCTACCCTGATAAACCGCAGTTAACCAGCTTTGCACAACAAGGTAATTATTTCGCGCAACAAGTACTCAGCTTTGCCATCATTCCAAATCAAGTTGGCGAACTGACATTACCGGAGATATCTGTACCTTGGTTTAATAGCAAAAGCCAAAAACAAGAATGGGCAACACTACCAGCTAAAACAGTCACTATCGTAGCAAATGAAAATAGTGCAGCCATTATCAACAATTCTAACAGCATAGATGCTCAAGCAAGCTCAGTAACTAACAGTGACAAGCTAAATATACAAGCACCAGCAGCAACTGAATCACCAATATGGCGTTGGTTAACCTTTATCTTTGCTGGACTATGGTTATTGACCTGCGTTACTTGGTTTATGTTACGTAAAGGTCGCCAGCAGACCGTTAAACCGCAGGTAGCAGACACAGCTAAGCTCGATAATGTCTGGCCGCAATTAAAATCTGCACTGAAAAACAATGATGCGCAGCAAAGTAGCCAGCTATTACATGCTTGGTGTAAACAACAATGGCCCGAGATCAAAAATCCACGTCTAGCCTCACTACCAATGAGTCAAGAATGTCAGCAGGCTTGCCAAGATCTACTTAGCTTTAATTATGCTAAAACGACTGCGTCATCGAATTGGAATGGCCAAGAATTATTGGCGCAATTAACCAAGTTAAGAAGCTCAAAACAAGCCATAACAAAATCGCAACAATCTGGTATTAAAACCCAGCTCAATCCATAA
- a CDS encoding VWA domain-containing protein yields MFEFNWPWLLILLPLPALIRFFSQAGQAQAPLVLPNLPYIETAASTASKKPRAIWPLTLMWLCLVIAAARPMWIGEPQSIPQQGREMMLAVDLSGSMQVEDMQINNRMVDRLSLVKTVVADFIQQRKGDRVGLIFFADNAYLQAPLTFDLKTVSGYMQQAVLGLVGEQTAIGEGIGLALKRFDQADNPQKVLILLTDGQNNAGEVKPLEAAKFAQEQGVKIYTIGVGADAYYQRTLFGNQKVDPSRDLDETTLKTIAAQTGGQYFRARDAESLVAIYAELDKLEPVEQAQQQFRPQTDLFHWPLAIALLLSIFACCLRQGARHD; encoded by the coding sequence ATGTTTGAATTTAACTGGCCTTGGCTGTTAATCCTATTACCCTTACCCGCACTGATTCGCTTTTTTAGTCAGGCTGGTCAAGCACAAGCCCCATTAGTATTACCAAATCTACCTTACATTGAGACCGCGGCAAGCACAGCAAGTAAAAAGCCGCGTGCCATCTGGCCATTAACCTTAATGTGGTTGTGCCTAGTGATCGCAGCGGCACGCCCGATGTGGATCGGTGAGCCGCAGTCCATTCCCCAGCAAGGTCGTGAAATGATGCTCGCGGTAGATCTGTCAGGTTCGATGCAGGTTGAAGATATGCAAATCAATAACCGCATGGTTGACCGCTTATCATTGGTGAAAACCGTGGTTGCTGATTTTATCCAACAACGTAAAGGCGACCGTGTCGGGCTTATTTTCTTCGCTGATAATGCCTACTTACAAGCACCACTGACGTTCGATTTGAAAACAGTAAGTGGCTACATGCAACAAGCGGTACTCGGCCTTGTCGGTGAGCAGACCGCCATAGGTGAAGGTATTGGCTTAGCCTTAAAACGTTTTGATCAAGCTGACAATCCGCAAAAGGTATTGATCTTGCTTACTGATGGCCAGAATAATGCCGGTGAAGTGAAACCACTTGAAGCGGCTAAATTTGCTCAAGAGCAAGGTGTTAAAATCTACACTATCGGTGTCGGAGCTGATGCTTATTACCAACGCACGTTATTCGGTAATCAGAAAGTCGACCCATCTCGAGATTTGGATGAGACAACGTTAAAGACCATCGCAGCACAAACTGGTGGCCAATACTTCCGTGCGCGTGATGCCGAGAGCTTAGTGGCGATCTATGCCGAACTCGACAAACTAGAGCCTGTTGAACAAGCGCAACAGCAATTTAGACCACAAACCGATCTATTCCATTGGCCACTAGCAATCGCATTATTGCTGTCAATTTTCGCCTGCTGTCTACGTCAAGGAGCGCGCCATGACTGA
- a CDS encoding DUF4381 domain-containing protein — protein MDPLAQLKDIHLPAPVSAWPLSLYWWLVIIALLLIVGLAVYTVFRYIKKTRLTRLALAELALLQQQGCEVNDLHHLLKRIVLSSFPREIAASLHGDAWLSFLDQQASTHKRVFSAFSNNAAIWSLDLYSAKPNMLAELSHFKTCQDWIKKTPLMSLDCKMKSRVTKIVKNRVENRVENSNV, from the coding sequence ATGGATCCGTTAGCACAATTAAAAGATATTCATTTACCTGCGCCAGTGTCAGCTTGGCCGTTATCACTGTATTGGTGGCTAGTTATTATCGCGCTGTTATTAATCGTTGGATTAGCGGTTTACACTGTGTTTCGCTACATCAAAAAAACACGGTTAACCCGCTTAGCCTTAGCTGAACTAGCCCTATTACAACAGCAAGGTTGTGAGGTAAACGATTTACATCATCTGCTTAAACGCATCGTATTATCGAGTTTCCCCCGTGAAATAGCCGCATCATTGCATGGTGATGCATGGTTGAGTTTCCTCGATCAACAAGCCAGTACTCATAAGCGTGTTTTCAGTGCGTTCTCAAATAACGCCGCGATATGGAGCTTGGATTTATATAGTGCCAAGCCAAACATGCTCGCTGAATTATCACACTTTAAAACGTGCCAAGACTGGATCAAGAAAACCCCGCTTATGTCTTTAGATTGCAAAATGAAGAGCAGAGTTACGAAGATAGTGAAGAACAGAGTGGAGAACAGAGTGGAGAACAGTAATGTTTGA
- a CDS encoding OmpP1/FadL family transporter produces MKKTNVFKKNVISTLITKSIAQSIVKATITATMLASAQASAAGFQVNVQSASALGNANAGFAANTDNAAVIGTNPAAAASFDKFAFSFGGAYIEPSVETTGENAPLDPYYSNFNAGFGTNYSGENESDYDVEDSVNPAAVPSVYAVIPVSSKLAIGLAGYTNYGTNTEFPEDYAAGLLGGSTQLTTFNLNPSLAFKLGSKIRFGVGAQIVYGSAELERNLGDAAALGVMSNVAAYAKTGASAAQIGGAIAANNAQLSGQAAGTQAFIMEGDDIGFGWNAGVLFDLSDNHKIGASYRSEVELTFEGEYSNYQGADLTGQLDLSLPAMAELGGFHRVGNIALQYGVVWTEWSSFDGLKGVATENTDLVLFEKAYNYEDNIRYSAGLSYYLGETIILRAGYALDEAAGDTTISIPDSERQWYTAGLTFKVTKTLSLDLAAAYIIGEDTSFEETDTNTGLTYAFTNKAEAVVASAQMNLVF; encoded by the coding sequence ATGAAAAAAACCAATGTGTTCAAAAAGAATGTCATATCTACATTGATAACTAAATCGATAGCTCAATCAATCGTTAAAGCAACAATAACAGCAACAATGCTAGCCAGCGCTCAAGCATCAGCAGCCGGATTCCAAGTTAATGTACAATCAGCATCAGCACTCGGTAACGCCAATGCTGGTTTTGCTGCCAATACCGATAATGCCGCTGTAATCGGGACAAACCCGGCAGCTGCAGCATCGTTTGACAAGTTTGCCTTTTCATTTGGCGGTGCATATATAGAACCGAGCGTTGAGACCACAGGTGAAAATGCTCCACTAGACCCTTATTACTCTAATTTTAATGCCGGGTTCGGTACTAATTACAGTGGAGAAAATGAGTCTGATTACGATGTCGAAGACTCCGTAAATCCTGCCGCAGTCCCTTCTGTTTATGCCGTTATCCCCGTAAGTAGCAAGCTTGCGATCGGTTTAGCTGGCTATACTAATTATGGTACCAATACTGAGTTTCCTGAAGATTACGCCGCAGGATTACTCGGAGGGTCGACACAGTTAACCACATTTAACTTGAATCCGAGCTTAGCGTTTAAATTAGGCAGTAAAATACGCTTTGGTGTCGGTGCTCAAATTGTTTATGGCTCAGCAGAACTAGAGAGAAATCTCGGTGATGCGGCAGCATTGGGGGTGATGAGTAACGTTGCTGCTTATGCTAAAACTGGTGCGAGTGCAGCTCAAATTGGTGGCGCGATTGCAGCAAACAATGCGCAGCTATCAGGTCAAGCAGCAGGCACTCAAGCATTTATCATGGAAGGTGATGATATTGGTTTTGGTTGGAATGCAGGTGTGCTATTCGATTTAAGTGATAACCATAAAATTGGTGCTAGTTATCGCTCTGAAGTCGAATTGACATTTGAAGGTGAATACTCCAACTATCAAGGGGCTGATTTAACTGGGCAATTAGATTTATCACTACCCGCTATGGCTGAACTAGGTGGCTTTCACCGCGTTGGTAATATAGCCCTGCAATACGGCGTAGTTTGGACTGAATGGAGCAGCTTCGATGGACTAAAAGGTGTAGCAACTGAAAACACTGATTTAGTATTATTCGAAAAAGCTTATAACTACGAAGACAATATTCGTTATTCAGCAGGTCTATCATATTACTTAGGCGAAACAATAATATTACGGGCCGGTTACGCATTAGATGAAGCTGCAGGCGATACTACCATTAGTATTCCAGATTCAGAACGTCAATGGTATACAGCTGGCCTCACATTCAAGGTAACTAAAACGCTTTCGCTTGATTTAGCAGCCGCCTACATCATAGGTGAAGATACATCATTTGAAGAAACAGATACTAATACCGGTTTGACGTATGCGTTTACGAATAAAGCTGAGGCGGTTGTTGCTTCTGCACAGATGAATTTAGTTTTCTAA